In Rhodopirellula islandica, the sequence CCACTCGTCTGCTCGCAACATGATTCGTCGCATGCCTTCATCTTCTCCCTCTCAAACATCCGCCACACCGTCTCCCGACGTGTTTGAAAAGCTGGCCACGTTCTATTTGGGACGCGAGTACGATCTCGCAAACGGCAAAGCACTCGACAATTTGCTGCTCTACGATGCGAAGGACCTGTGCACGCATGCGATGTGCGTGGGCATGACCGGCAGCGGAAAAACCGGGTTGTGCCTGTCGTTGTTGGAAGAAGCCGCGATCGACGGCATCCCGGCGATTTGCATCGACCCCAAAGGGGATTTGGCGAACCTGATGCTCGCCTTCCCCGACATGAAACCTGATGATTTCCTGCCGTGGTTGGAACAAGGCGAAGCGTCTCGCAAAGGCATGACGCTGGAGGAGTACGCTGCGAAAACGGCAGAGACGTGGAAAAACGGCTTGGCCTCCTGGGGGCAATCCACCGACCGCGTCGCCCGATTCAAAGCCGCCGCCGACGTCGCGATCTACACCCCCGGCAGCAACACCGGGATTCCACTGACCGTCCTGAAGAGCTTTGACGCGCCACCCCCGGAGGTCCTCTCCGACACCGACGCGATGCGAGAACGTGTCACGGGTGCTGCCTCGGGATTGCTGACGCTGCTGGGAATGGAAGCCGACCCGCTGCTTTCCCGCGAACACATTTTGATCAGCTCGATCTTGGAGCATTGTTGGCGGGACGGACGCGGTGTCACGATTGGTGATTTGATCGGCTTGATCTCCGCACCGCCAATCACCCGAGTCGGTGTGCTCGACCTCGACACCTTCATGCCGCCCAGCGAACGAGCCAAGCTGGCGATGACGCTCAACAATCTGTTGGCCTCGCCCGCGTTCTCGTCGTGGCTGGAAGGGGAATCGCTTTCGATCCCCGACCTGCTGTACACCAAAGAGGGCAAACCCAAACTCTCGATCCTGTCGATCGCACACCTCGGCGATCAAGAACGCATGTTCTTCGTCACGATCTTGCTCAACGAAATCGTCTCCTGGATGCGAACGCAAAGCGGCACCAGTTCACTGCGAGCGATGCTGTACATGGACGAGGTTGCCGGTTACTTCCCACCGGTCGCCAACCCGCCCTCCAAACCGCCGATGCTGACCTTGCTCAAACAAGCCCGGGCGTTTGGACTGGGCGTCACACTTGCGACTCAGAACCCAGTCGACCTGGACTACAAAGGCTTGTCCAACATCGGCACCTGGTTCCTCGGCCGATTGCAGACCGAACGCGACAAAGCTCGGGTGCTGGATGGGCTGGAAGGCGCCGCCGCTCAATCCGGCAAACCGTTCAACAAGGCTGAGATGGAACAATTGCTCGCGTCACTGGGCAGCCGCGTGTTCCTGATGAACAACGTTCATGACGATGGCCCGACCGTGTTCCAAACCCGCTGGGCGATGTCGTTCCTGGCCGGCCCTTTGGCTCGCGACCAAATCGCCATGTTGATGGCGGACCGCAAAGCGGAACTCGCGGCTGAACAAGCTGGCGAACACGAATCCGTTTCCAACGAAGTCTCCTCGCCCAGCCGCCCGGTCTTGCCAACCGGAATCGGCGAAGCGTTCCTGGTTCCGACCCGGTACCCCAGCGGCGAGGGTCGCCGTGTTTACCGAGCGGCGCTACTGGGGGAAGGCTCCATGCACTTCGTCCGCAGCAGCGCCGGGGTGGACGAATGGGTCGACGCCCGCCGAGTCTTGCGATGCGGCCAGGGAGTTCCAGAGGACGTTTGGGAATCCAGCGAACCTTTGGATGTCGATGCCGAATGGGTGTCCGATCCAGAAGAAGGTTTCGACTTCACCGATTTGCCCGACGACCTTCGGGGAGCCAGCAAGCTGAAGTCGATTCAAAAGCGATTGAAAGACTATCTCTACCGACATCATCCCATGGAGCTTTTCAAAAGCCCCGCCCTGGGTGAGTACGCCCCCGCAGGGGCCAATGAAGTCGAAGCACGACTGCACTTCCAACAAGCCGCTCGTGAAGAACGCGACTTGCAAACGGAAAAACTGCGTGACAAATACGGCTCCAAGATGAAGTCACTCGAAAGCAAAATGCGAACGGCAGAGGAGCGAATTGCCCGTGAAGAAGGGCAATACGAATCCGCCAAGATGTCTTCCATTCTGTCCTTCGGCACCTCGCTGATTGGTGCGTTCATGGGACGCAAGATTGCCAGCCGAACGAACGTTTCCAAGATGTCGACGGCAGCACGCGGCGCGTCACGCGCCGCTCAACAACGCGGCGATGTCAAACGCGCTGAAGCGGCGTTGGAGCAACTGCACATCGACATGCAAGAACTCGAAGACGAACTGCGTCACGAGATCGATCAGCTCGGACAGGAATTCGACATCGAAAACCTGGAGCTCGAAACGGTGACGATCCCACCGCGAAAAAGCGACCTGAAGATCGGCGATCCCGTCATTCTCTGGACGCCTTGGCAAGTTGACTCCACCGGCGACGCCACCGCGTTGTTCTAAGCCCCGCGTTGTTCCTGGTATCGTGTTTGGTTGGGTTCCCGCAACAACCGCTCCTGAAACGAAGTTTGTGGAGAGGTCGAGCGACGCCGTTCAGGCGCACGCGAGGGTGAGGGCCGGGCAGGGATTCGGATTGCATGGCCCTCCCCGGTTAAGAGTCGGCCCGAAACCGCCTCGGATCAGCGGCCGTAGTGGATATGAAATCCGCTGCTGTGACCATGACGAGGTGGTGCACGGTAAACCGGACGAGCCCTGTAAACAGGCGCCGGCTGAACGTACACACGTGGCGCGGGCACATACACTGGCGTTTCGACCACCGCCGGTGCTCGGACGATGACCTGGTCACCGACGGGAGCGTTCTGCATCGCTGAGATCACCACTTCGCTGACGCCTTGTTGGTGCAACGTGATGATGTCTGAAACGACAGGGCGTCGCTGAACACCGCGGGATGCGATTTGATTCAGCACCACACCTTCGCTGACACCGCTGCGGCACATCGCAACAACATCGTTGAACGAAACTGCCCCGGCGGGAACCGGAGCCGGTGTGTAAGCGGGAGTGGTCTGGGCGTAGGTGGATTGCCCGTAGTACTGCTGAGCTCGCAGCTCTTTGTCTTTCGCGTTGCCCAGCACCCCACCAGCGACCGCGCCGACGGCGCCACCGATGGCGGCTCCGGCACCCGCTTCGCCGTTGTTGTCTCCGATGATCGCACCTGCGATCGCACCGGTGATGCCGCCCCAAGTTGCACCGCGTTGGGTATTGGCTTGGGCCATGGCACTGTTGGGGGAGAAGACTCCCGATGCCAACACGGCGGCACCGACAAGAATCAAACGGACGCTAAAGTTGAATTGGGTTTTCATATTCAATGCCACCTCAAACGGGGCAAACGAAGGGAACGCGAACGGAAAGGTTTGCTCGCCTCGGCTGCGACAGAAAACATCCGTCGACCATCTATGCTTTTAGATCGGCAGTCCCTTCAACGACAACGCCAATTTTTTGTATCCACTTCACAACCGCGCGCAATCACCCGTGAAACTGCTCTGTGAAACCGCGTGACGAAACTCTGCCGCGAAACTATCCCCGCAGCGCCTTGGCCAACGGGCAACCGACCATCGCGTTTTCCTCGCCGGAACGATACTTCTGCAGCAGTTCGCGAGATTTCGCGGCCAGCTCGCGACGAACTTCTCGGCGGCGGCCTTTGACACGTTCGATTTTCATGTTGTCGTAAGCCGTTGTTTGATGACGCATCCAAGCGATGACGGCGGATTCGGCTCGCCGCTCGATCGGAATCCGTTCGGTTCGAGCGACGGTGCCGCTGCCGACCGGTGTCGCGTGCTCGGTCACCGCCTTGGCGAGATGCTTGGCAACGGCGGAGTAATCCGGTGCAAATTTTAGAAAATCACAGACGGCTTGGAAGAAATCCTCCACGTACTCGCCCTGCTTCTCGTCTCGCCGCTTTTTCGCGGCCGCCTGTTTCTTCGCGTAGCCGGCCGTTGACCGAGTCGCTTCCATCGATGCCTTGGCATCCGCGATCTGCTTGGAATCCGCCCAGAGCCCCTGCGAAAACTCTCGCCGGCCTTTT encodes:
- a CDS encoding DUF2293 domain-containing protein, which translates into the protein MADRSTETLTGSLGPQERTVRLPSGEVCEVPSGWELLPPGDAGVTRRVKAAGPTWTVKEKKGRREFSQGLWADSKQIADAKASMEATRSTAGYAKKQAAAKKRRDEKQGEYVEDFFQAVCDFLKFAPDYSAVAKHLAKAVTEHATPVGSGTVARTERIPIERRAESAVIAWMRHQTTAYDNMKIERVKGRRREVRRELAAKSRELLQKYRSGEENAMVGCPLAKALRG
- a CDS encoding glycine zipper domain-containing protein, which produces MKTQFNFSVRLILVGAAVLASGVFSPNSAMAQANTQRGATWGGITGAIAGAIIGDNNGEAGAGAAIGGAVGAVAGGVLGNAKDKELRAQQYYGQSTYAQTTPAYTPAPVPAGAVSFNDVVAMCRSGVSEGVVLNQIASRGVQRRPVVSDIITLHQQGVSEVVISAMQNAPVGDQVIVRAPAVVETPVYVPAPRVYVQPAPVYRARPVYRAPPRHGHSSGFHIHYGR
- a CDS encoding ATP-binding protein, coding for MPSSSPSQTSATPSPDVFEKLATFYLGREYDLANGKALDNLLLYDAKDLCTHAMCVGMTGSGKTGLCLSLLEEAAIDGIPAICIDPKGDLANLMLAFPDMKPDDFLPWLEQGEASRKGMTLEEYAAKTAETWKNGLASWGQSTDRVARFKAAADVAIYTPGSNTGIPLTVLKSFDAPPPEVLSDTDAMRERVTGAASGLLTLLGMEADPLLSREHILISSILEHCWRDGRGVTIGDLIGLISAPPITRVGVLDLDTFMPPSERAKLAMTLNNLLASPAFSSWLEGESLSIPDLLYTKEGKPKLSILSIAHLGDQERMFFVTILLNEIVSWMRTQSGTSSLRAMLYMDEVAGYFPPVANPPSKPPMLTLLKQARAFGLGVTLATQNPVDLDYKGLSNIGTWFLGRLQTERDKARVLDGLEGAAAQSGKPFNKAEMEQLLASLGSRVFLMNNVHDDGPTVFQTRWAMSFLAGPLARDQIAMLMADRKAELAAEQAGEHESVSNEVSSPSRPVLPTGIGEAFLVPTRYPSGEGRRVYRAALLGEGSMHFVRSSAGVDEWVDARRVLRCGQGVPEDVWESSEPLDVDAEWVSDPEEGFDFTDLPDDLRGASKLKSIQKRLKDYLYRHHPMELFKSPALGEYAPAGANEVEARLHFQQAAREERDLQTEKLRDKYGSKMKSLESKMRTAEERIAREEGQYESAKMSSILSFGTSLIGAFMGRKIASRTNVSKMSTAARGASRAAQQRGDVKRAEAALEQLHIDMQELEDELRHEIDQLGQEFDIENLELETVTIPPRKSDLKIGDPVILWTPWQVDSTGDATALF